A single Primulina eburnea isolate SZY01 chromosome 11, ASM2296580v1, whole genome shotgun sequence DNA region contains:
- the LOC140804251 gene encoding DNA repair protein recA homolog 1, chloroplastic-like encodes MDLVFSLKTQYPSSKSKNYSSPSFSKAPLVHVLFQGSPPFRVGRKFSARKIRVRAEFDGKINGAFANDSDSRFLDRQKALDAVMNDINNSFGKGSVTRLGSAGGALVETFPSGCLTLDFALGGGLPRGRIVEIYGPESSGKTTLALHAIAEVQSLGGNAMLVDAEHAFDPTYSKALGVDVENLIVCQPDNGEMALEIADRMCRSGAVDLICIDSVSALTPRAEIEGEIGMQQMGLQARLMSQALRKMSGNASKAGCTLVFLNQIRHKIGVFYGNPEVTSGGIALKFFASVRLEIRPTGKIKSVKGDEDVGLKVRVRVQKSKVSRPYKQAEFEIIFGEGVSKLGCILDCGEMTDVVLKKGAWYSYGDQRLGQGRDRALQHLKENPLLSEEIEKKVRAAVAEGVGRVDSYMKLSLPQSGDEDILQEML; translated from the exons ATGGATTTGGTTTTCTCGTTAAAAACCCAGTATCCTTCCTCGAAATCCAAGAACTATAGCTCACCAAGCTTCTCAAAGGCTCCTCTGGTTCATGTTTTATTTCAAGGCTCTCCTCCGTTTCGCGTGGGACGGAAGTTTTCGGCGAGGAAAATACGTGTTCGTGCGGAGTTTGATGGGAAAATTAATGGGGCCTTTGCAAATGACTCGGACTCTCGTTTTCTTGACCGG CAAAAAGCCCTTGATGCGGTTATGAACGACATAAATAACTCTTTTGGGAAAGGAAGCGTTACGAGGCTGGGAAGTGCTGGGGGAGCTCTGGT TGAAACTTTTCCCAGTGGCTGCTTGACGCTGGACTTTGCTCTAGGCGGTGGCCTACCCAGAGGAAGAATTGTGGAG ATATATGGACCAGAAAGTAGTGGAAAGACTACATtagcactccatgcaatcgcaGAAGTCCAG AGTCTTGGTGGAAATGCCATGCTAGTTGACGCTGAGCACGCATTTGATCCAACATACTCAAAAGCTTTGGGAGTCGATGTagaaaatttgattgtttgcCAGCCTGATAATGGAGAAATGGCACTAGAGA TTGCTGACCGAATGTGTAGATCTGGTGCTGTTGATCTCATTTGCATTGATTCAGTCTCAGCACTAACTCCACGGGCTGAAATCGAA GGTGAAATCGGAATGCAACAAATGGGCTTGCAAGCTCGACTTATGAGCCAAGCATTGCGTAAGATGTCTGGCAATGCTTCTAAAGCTGGGTGCACACTTGTATTCTTGAATCAAATAAGACACAAG ATAGGTGTCTTTTATGGAAATCCTGAAGTCACTAGTGGTGGTATTGCTTTGAAGTTCTTTGCATCTGTCCGACTTGAGATACGCCCTACCGGGAAGATAAAGTCT GTCAAAGGAGATGAAGATGTTGGACTTAAAGTTCGTGTAAGAGTTCAAAAGAGTAAG GTTTCAAGGCCATACAAGCAAGCTGAGTTTGAAATTATATTTGGAGAGGGAGTCAGCAAGCTG GGTTGCATATTGGATTGTGGTGAAATGACGGATGTTGTCTTAAAAAAGGGTGCTTGGTATAGCTATGGAGATCAGAG ATTGGGACAAGGAAGAGACAGAGCATTACAGCACCTTAAAGAAAATCCTCTTTTGTCTGAAGAGATAGAGAAG AAAGTTAGAGCTGCAGTGGCTGAAGGAGTTGGTCGAGTGGACTCTTACATGAAGCTCTCGCTTCCACAATCCGGAGATGAAGATATACTCCAAGAAATGTTGTGA
- the LOC140805104 gene encoding putative 4-hydroxy-4-methyl-2-oxoglutarate aldolase 3 — translation MASLATTDFCDANEPLLESGHIRILPPIFQMYGKRRAFSGPVATLKVFEDNVLVREFLESKGHGRVLVVDGGGSMNCALVGGNLGQLAQNNGWAGIVVNGCIRDVDEINGCDTGVRALASHPKKSKKRGVGERHIPIHIAGTEIHDGEWLYADSDGILISKTELSV, via the coding sequence ATGGCTTCCTTAGCAACTACTGACTTTTGTGATGCAAATGAACCACTACTTGAAAGTGGTCACATTCGAATCCTACCCCCTATCTTCCAAATGTATGGGAAACGTCGAGCGTTCTCTGGCCCGGTCGCCACTCTCAAGGTATTTGAGGACAACGTATTGGTTAGAGAGTTCCTTGAATCCAAGGGCCATGGTAGAGTTCTTGTAGTAGATGGTGGGGGCAGCATGAATTGTGCTTTGGTTGGAGGAAATCTAGGCCAATTAGCTCAAAATAATGGTTGGGCTGGAATAGTTGTCAATGGTTGTATCCGAGATGTGGATGAGATCAATGGTTGTGATACTGGGGTTAGAGCATTGGCATCACATCCCAAAAAATCAAAGAAAAGAGGCGTCGGCGAGAGGCACATCCCGATTCATATCGCGGGGACGGAAATTCATGACGGAGAGTGGTTGTACGCAGATAGTGATGGTATTCTCATATCCAAAACAGAGCTTTCTGTTTAG